In Pseudomonas putida, a genomic segment contains:
- a CDS encoding VRR-NUC domain-containing protein, with translation MIAHSVDDPFYYLHNFRQVLMWVEKRYADLLDEQELAFLHRFALLEQPAQALMVRMVMRKGELFRLDRLTYAEIGATEQALQPLLALGWVAEPAQLSLEQLFHLLRKDEFASCFAAYLARPRASKRELLAQLEPLELAARPLGEWFPALPVAIVQWHQQDVCDRMRLLFFGNLYQDWSDFVLADLGLLRYEQVTFSADSRALRQRDDVDLAMALHQCAERLEQGDAPTRILATLQGLRSDNPWLARRHARLLFALGQQCERLGEWDQALALYADCSHAQARIRQVRVLERSERWPQAHALALQLAAAPANALEVQALERMLPRLVRKLGGPPQRRRRSAPLELIELELPRDHAALGVEEAVRQHLAETGAAVHYVENTLLNSLFGLLCWEAIFAPVPGAFFHPFQAAPQDLHDSDFQLRRAELFDACFARLDDGSYRQAIRDCYAAKQGLQSPFVFWPMLGEALLEQALACLPAAQLKQCFLRLLQDIRNNRAGMPDLIQFWPEQGTYRMVEVKGPGDRLQDNQLRWLEFCREQGLAVAVCHVRWSEAA, from the coding sequence GTGATTGCCCATTCCGTCGATGACCCGTTCTACTACCTGCACAACTTTCGCCAGGTACTGATGTGGGTCGAAAAACGCTATGCCGACTTGCTCGATGAGCAGGAACTGGCTTTCCTGCATCGCTTCGCCCTGCTCGAACAGCCCGCCCAGGCGCTGATGGTGCGCATGGTCATGCGCAAGGGCGAGCTGTTTCGCCTCGACCGCCTGACCTACGCCGAGATCGGCGCCACCGAGCAGGCCTTGCAGCCTTTGCTGGCACTGGGTTGGGTAGCAGAGCCTGCACAACTGAGTCTCGAGCAATTGTTTCACCTGTTGCGCAAGGACGAGTTTGCCAGCTGCTTTGCCGCCTACCTGGCCCGCCCACGGGCCAGCAAGCGTGAGTTGCTGGCTCAGCTCGAACCCCTGGAGCTGGCGGCCAGGCCCCTGGGCGAGTGGTTCCCGGCGTTGCCCGTGGCCATCGTGCAATGGCATCAGCAAGATGTGTGCGACCGCATGCGGCTGTTGTTTTTTGGCAACCTGTACCAGGACTGGTCGGATTTCGTGCTCGCCGATCTGGGTCTGCTGCGCTACGAGCAGGTGACCTTCAGTGCCGATTCGCGGGCCTTGCGCCAGCGTGACGACGTCGACCTGGCGATGGCCCTGCACCAATGCGCCGAGCGTCTCGAGCAAGGTGATGCACCCACCCGGATCCTCGCCACGTTGCAGGGTCTGCGCAGTGACAACCCCTGGCTGGCGCGGCGCCATGCGCGCCTGCTGTTCGCCCTTGGCCAGCAGTGCGAGCGCCTTGGCGAGTGGGATCAGGCACTGGCGCTGTATGCCGACTGCAGCCATGCGCAGGCGCGCATACGTCAGGTACGGGTGCTGGAACGCAGCGAGCGCTGGCCGCAGGCCCATGCGCTGGCCTTGCAGCTGGCTGCCGCGCCGGCCAATGCGCTCGAAGTCCAGGCGCTGGAGCGCATGCTGCCGCGCCTGGTGCGCAAGCTCGGCGGGCCGCCGCAACGCCGTCGTCGCAGCGCGCCACTGGAGCTGATCGAACTCGAGTTGCCACGGGACCATGCCGCGCTGGGCGTCGAGGAGGCGGTGCGCCAGCACTTGGCCGAAACGGGCGCAGCGGTGCACTACGTCGAGAACACGCTGTTGAACAGCCTGTTCGGCCTGCTGTGCTGGGAAGCGATCTTCGCCCCGGTGCCGGGTGCATTCTTCCATCCGTTCCAGGCCGCCCCCCAGGACTTGCACGACAGCGACTTCCAGCTGCGCCGCGCCGAACTGTTCGACGCCTGCTTCGCACGCCTGGACGACGGTAGCTACCGCCAGGCGATCCGCGATTGCTATGCGGCCAAGCAGGGCCTGCAATCGCCGTTCGTGTTCTGGCCCATGCTCGGCGAGGCCTTGCTCGAACAGGCGTTGGCCTGCCTGCCGGCAGCGCAGCTCAAGCAGTGCTTCCTGCGCTTGCTGCAGGACATTCGCAACAACCGCGCCGGCATGCCCGACCTGATCCAGTTCTGGCCAGAGCAGGGCACCTACCGCATGGTCGAGGTCAAGGGGCCGGGCGACCGCCTGCAGGATAACCAACTGCGTTGGCTGGAGTTCTGCCGCGAGCAGGGCCTTGCGGTAGCCGTCTGTCATGTACGCTGGAGCGAGGCTGCATGA
- a CDS encoding OprD family porin, translating to MHKNNKTLPAAILLSAALPAHAGGFLEDSQASLKAQNFYLNRDFREDAGISKREEWAQGFIFDFRSGYTPGTLGFGIDALGMLGLKLDSGPGRSGTGLLPVGDDGRAPDQYSKFGLTAKARLSKTELKIGTQLLKYPTIASSTGRILPQTFQGGVMTSKELDSLTFTYAQIDRTTKRDYSHTEAMSLVNKNRRFSGTPEADDFRMGGVDYLVNPNLSLSYQYGELDEIYGQHYFGLLGSTSLGPGKLALDARYFISDDKGEALAGPVDNRTLNVLLSYSQAGHTLGVAYQGLSGSTAMPYLIGTDAYLTNYMMAADFMETGERTWQLRYAYDFVALGIPGLTFSTRYNHADHANPATFAGEGREWERDTDLGYTIQSGPLKNVNVLWRNAALRSNYQRDIDENRLIVSYTLPLF from the coding sequence ATGCATAAAAACAACAAGACGCTGCCCGCTGCCATCCTGCTGTCCGCTGCGCTCCCGGCCCACGCTGGAGGTTTCCTGGAAGACAGTCAAGCCTCCCTGAAAGCCCAGAACTTCTACCTCAACCGCGACTTCCGCGAAGACGCCGGCATCTCCAAACGTGAGGAGTGGGCCCAGGGATTTATCTTCGATTTCCGCTCCGGCTACACCCCCGGTACGCTCGGTTTCGGCATCGACGCCCTCGGCATGCTCGGCCTGAAGCTCGACTCAGGCCCAGGCCGCAGTGGCACCGGCTTGCTGCCGGTGGGCGACGATGGCCGCGCCCCTGACCAGTACAGCAAGTTTGGCCTGACCGCCAAGGCGCGTCTGTCGAAGACCGAGCTGAAGATTGGCACCCAGCTGCTCAAGTACCCGACCATCGCCTCCAGCACCGGGCGCATCCTGCCACAGACCTTCCAGGGCGGTGTGATGACCTCCAAAGAGCTGGATAGCCTGACCTTCACCTACGCGCAGATCGACCGCACTACCAAGCGTGACTATTCCCATACAGAGGCCATGAGCCTGGTCAACAAGAACCGGCGATTCAGCGGCACCCCCGAGGCTGACGACTTTCGCATGGGGGGTGTGGACTACTTGGTCAACCCCAACCTGAGCCTCAGCTACCAATACGGCGAGCTCGACGAGATTTACGGCCAGCACTATTTCGGCCTGCTCGGCAGCACCTCGCTGGGCCCCGGCAAACTGGCGCTGGATGCGCGCTACTTCATCAGCGACGACAAGGGGGAGGCGCTGGCCGGTCCGGTCGACAACCGCACGCTAAACGTGCTGCTCAGCTACAGCCAGGCCGGGCATACCCTAGGCGTCGCCTATCAGGGGCTTTCCGGCTCCACGGCCATGCCTTACCTGATCGGCACTGATGCCTACCTGACCAACTACATGATGGCCGCCGACTTCATGGAAACCGGCGAACGCACCTGGCAACTGCGCTATGCCTACGACTTCGTCGCCCTGGGCATCCCCGGGCTGACCTTCTCTACCCGCTACAACCATGCCGATCATGCCAACCCGGCCACCTTCGCCGGGGAAGGACGCGAGTGGGAGCGCGATACTGACCTGGGTTACACCATCCAGTCCGGGCCGCTGAAGAACGTCAACGTGCTGTGGCGCAACGCCGCGCTGCGTTCCAATTACCAACGCGATATCGATGAGAACCGGCTGATCGTGAGCTACACATTGCCGCTGTTCTGA
- a CDS encoding LysR family transcriptional regulator — protein sequence MNRNDLRRVDLNLLIVFETLMHERSVTRAAEKLFLGQPAISAALSRLRNLFDDPLFVRTGRSMEPSARAHEIFALLSPALDSISTAVSRAAEFDPATSNAVFRIGLSDDAEFALLPQLLKRIRAEAPGIVLVVRRVNYLLMPTLLASGEISVGVSYTSDLPANAKRKVLRRSKPKLLRADSMPGSISLDDFCARPHALVSFAGDLSGFIDEALDEIGRKRHVVLAVPQFNGLGSLLAGTDILATVPDYTADVLTAAGGLRAEDLPIEVRSFELHMAWRGAQDNDPAERWLRSRIQMFFGDPDSL from the coding sequence ATGAATCGAAACGACCTGCGTCGCGTAGACCTTAACCTGCTGATCGTGTTCGAAACCCTGATGCACGAGCGCAGCGTGACCCGCGCCGCCGAGAAGCTGTTCCTCGGCCAACCGGCGATCAGCGCGGCCTTGTCGCGCCTGCGCAACCTGTTCGACGACCCACTGTTCGTGCGCACGGGCCGTAGCATGGAGCCGTCGGCCCGCGCCCACGAGATCTTCGCCCTGCTGTCGCCGGCGCTGGACTCGATCTCCACTGCAGTCAGCCGCGCCGCCGAGTTCGACCCGGCCACCAGCAATGCGGTCTTTCGCATCGGCCTCTCGGACGACGCCGAGTTCGCCCTGCTGCCGCAACTCCTCAAGCGCATCCGCGCCGAAGCGCCGGGTATCGTCCTGGTGGTGCGGCGGGTCAACTACCTGTTGATGCCGACACTGCTGGCCTCGGGCGAAATCTCGGTGGGCGTGAGCTACACCAGCGACCTGCCGGCCAATGCCAAGCGCAAGGTGCTGCGGCGCAGCAAACCCAAGCTGCTGCGGGCCGACAGCATGCCGGGCAGCATCAGCCTCGATGACTTCTGCGCCCGGCCGCATGCGTTGGTGTCGTTTGCCGGGGATTTGTCCGGGTTCATCGACGAGGCGCTTGACGAGATCGGCCGCAAGCGCCATGTGGTATTGGCGGTGCCGCAGTTCAATGGCCTGGGGAGCTTGCTGGCGGGCACCGATATCCTCGCCACGGTGCCGGACTACACGGCGGATGTGCTGACCGCTGCCGGCGGTTTGCGCGCTGAAGACTTGCCGATCGAGGTGCGCAGTTTCGAGCTGCACATGGCTTGGCGGGGGGCGCAGGATAATGATCCGGCGGAGCGTTGGTTGCGGTCGCGGATACAGATGTTCTTCGGCGACCCTGACAGTCTCTAG
- a CDS encoding zinc-dependent alcohol dehydrogenase family protein has translation MSRIIRFHKFGAADVLRFEEQAEPTPAAGEVQIRVEAIGISWYDVLWRQNLAPSQARLPAGIGHEMAGVVTAVGEGVEDIAVGDRVASFPATSPNEHPVYGDVIVLPRTAITRYPDLLTPIEASVHYTPLLIAYFAYVDLARAKSGQTALVTDASHCAGPAFVQLGKALGLTVFAATKEPEQREYLLGLGADKVIVTEEQDLLLQIGKYTGGRGVDMVLDGMGGPQMSLLGDVLAPRGSLVLYGLQGGNQTPFPACAAFQKNIQFHVHCVSNFTGKPELGIIQDQVALHRALRDINQFTADQLLTPQIIKVYPFSQVVEAHRYMDECPCGGRVVLDLAKP, from the coding sequence ATGTCCCGCATCATCCGTTTCCACAAGTTCGGCGCGGCCGATGTGCTCCGCTTCGAGGAGCAGGCCGAACCGACGCCTGCTGCCGGCGAGGTGCAGATCCGCGTCGAGGCCATCGGCATCAGCTGGTACGACGTGCTCTGGCGGCAGAATCTGGCACCGTCCCAGGCACGCCTGCCAGCCGGGATCGGCCATGAGATGGCCGGGGTGGTCACGGCGGTCGGCGAGGGCGTAGAGGACATCGCGGTAGGCGATCGGGTGGCCAGCTTCCCGGCCACCAGCCCCAACGAGCACCCGGTGTACGGCGATGTCATCGTGCTGCCGCGCACGGCCATCACCCGGTATCCCGACCTGCTTACGCCAATCGAAGCCAGCGTGCACTACACGCCGTTGCTGATCGCTTACTTCGCCTATGTCGACCTGGCACGCGCCAAGTCCGGGCAGACCGCGCTGGTGACCGATGCCAGCCACTGCGCTGGGCCGGCCTTCGTGCAACTGGGCAAGGCCCTGGGCCTGACCGTGTTCGCCGCTACCAAGGAGCCCGAGCAGCGCGAGTACCTGTTGGGGCTGGGCGCCGACAAGGTGATCGTCACCGAAGAGCAGGATCTGTTGCTGCAAATCGGCAAGTACACCGGTGGACGCGGCGTGGACATGGTCCTCGATGGCATGGGCGGGCCGCAGATGTCGTTGCTTGGCGATGTCCTGGCCCCGCGTGGCAGCCTGGTGCTGTATGGCCTGCAAGGCGGCAACCAGACGCCGTTCCCGGCATGCGCGGCGTTCCAGAAGAACATTCAGTTCCATGTGCACTGCGTGAGTAACTTCACCGGCAAGCCGGAGCTGGGCATCATCCAGGACCAGGTGGCGTTGCACCGGGCCCTGCGCGACATCAACCAGTTCACCGCCGACCAGCTGCTGACTCCGCAGATCATCAAGGTCTACCCTTTCAGCCAAGTGGTCGAGGCACATCGCTACATGGACGAATGCCCTTGTGGCGGACGGGTCGTGCTGGACCTTGCCAAGCCGTAG
- a CDS encoding aminotransferase class I/II-fold pyridoxal phosphate-dependent enzyme has protein sequence MGRSPSDEFAYQAVYRYLESQFDNARRSGQLRLPSLRALARVLRVSLGTVQTAYALLEHEGRVVSVPKSGYFLRVDDQLADGPGAALSGMPAQGSALKLPQRALLTHERRLARQQTRRWGAAAGAGSEQLQNVVAKRYTRCCEHPWRAEDVHLGPDVRAVLETLLPALGLRGAMALVASPCCWRLLNALQEVGMRVLEVPSDAYGQLDLAAMARQLRDEPVRLVVMPSCLGMPQGRLSTQQEQRTIAELLAGRPLWLLENDLDSELCFSTPPKLRLRDLVDPQRLLILGSLWATAGAEAPYAYVLSRHAEAGRAFTRRAFELAPLRQQALACLLSKGETDAHLRGLRGDLQWRMDYLCQQLWNLCGEWLTFEPPEGGGLVWVRMREPGAVRQAQAVLAGSALQALPGDWFSVQGGYSQWLALAWLGEHPDPLNEALQRLARAIAPRVDG, from the coding sequence ATGGGGCGTTCGCCATCGGACGAGTTCGCCTACCAGGCGGTCTACCGCTATCTCGAAAGCCAGTTCGACAATGCCCGGCGCAGCGGCCAACTGCGCTTGCCATCGCTACGCGCGCTGGCACGGGTGCTGCGGGTCTCGCTGGGGACGGTGCAGACTGCCTATGCTCTGCTCGAGCATGAGGGGCGGGTAGTCTCGGTTCCCAAGAGCGGCTATTTTCTTCGCGTCGATGATCAGCTTGCAGACGGGCCTGGCGCTGCCTTGTCGGGGATGCCTGCACAGGGCAGCGCGTTGAAGCTCCCGCAGCGTGCCCTGCTTACTCACGAACGGCGCCTGGCCCGCCAACAAACCCGACGCTGGGGGGCGGCGGCGGGTGCTGGAAGCGAACAGCTTCAGAACGTCGTGGCCAAGCGCTACACCCGATGCTGCGAGCATCCCTGGCGTGCCGAGGACGTGCACCTGGGGCCCGACGTGCGGGCGGTGCTGGAAACGCTGCTGCCAGCCCTCGGGCTGCGCGGCGCCATGGCGCTGGTCGCCTCGCCCTGCTGCTGGCGGCTGCTGAACGCATTGCAAGAGGTGGGCATGCGGGTGCTGGAGGTGCCATCCGATGCTTACGGGCAGTTGGACCTTGCGGCCATGGCCCGGCAGCTGAGGGACGAGCCGGTGCGTCTGGTCGTGATGCCGTCCTGCCTGGGCATGCCTCAGGGGCGGTTGTCGACACAGCAAGAGCAGCGAACGATTGCCGAACTGTTGGCCGGTCGCCCGCTGTGGCTGCTGGAGAACGACTTGGACAGCGAATTGTGTTTCAGTACGCCGCCCAAGTTGCGTCTGCGCGATCTGGTCGATCCTCAGCGCTTGCTGATACTGGGTTCGCTGTGGGCCACGGCGGGAGCCGAGGCGCCTTACGCCTACGTACTCAGCCGCCATGCCGAGGCCGGCCGAGCGTTCACCCGGCGCGCTTTCGAGCTGGCCCCACTGCGCCAACAGGCACTGGCCTGCCTGCTGAGCAAGGGCGAGACCGATGCCCACCTGAGGGGGTTACGCGGCGATCTGCAATGGCGCATGGACTACCTGTGCCAGCAACTCTGGAACCTGTGCGGAGAATGGTTGACGTTCGAGCCGCCGGAGGGTGGCGGCCTGGTTTGGGTACGCATGCGTGAACCTGGGGCCGTGCGCCAGGCGCAGGCGGTGTTGGCGGGGTCGGCGCTGCAGGCGCTGCCTGGTGATTGGTTCAGCGTGCAAGGCGGTTACTCGCAATGGCTGGCCTTGGCCTGGCTTGGTGAGCACCCCGACCCGCTGAACGAAGCGCTGCAACGCTTGGCGCGGGCAATCGCCCCGAGGGTCGACGGGTAG